GCCAGTCGCATCGCCGGGTAGCTAAGTTCGGAAGAGATAAGCGCTGAAAGCATCTAAGCGCGAAACTCGCCTGAAGATGAGACTTCCCTTGCGGTTTAACCGCACTGAAGAGTCGTTCGAGACCAGGACGTTGATAGGTGGGGTGTGGAAGCGCGGTAACGCGTGAAGCTAACCCATACTAATTGCTCGTGAGGCTTGACTCTATCATTTGAAGGACTTTGGACGGAAACGTAAACAAAGCATCAAAGAGAAAGCTTACTGATGAAGATACTTCGTCACCGAAAAGTTGATTAAAGAATAAATAAGCGGAGCAAAAGCTCCGTAACGGCTTACCGATTTGTACAGTTTAAGTCTGGCGGCCATAGCGGGTTGGTCCCACGCCTTCCCATCCCGAACAGGACCGTGAAACGACCCAGCGCCGATGATAGTGTGGATACCCATGTGAAAGTAGGTCACTGCCAGACACCCATTCAGAGCCCCCGGTACGGAAGTATCGGGGGCTTGTTCCATGGGAAGTGTTGCCGGGCGGCGACAACGGTTACCATAGTTATTATAGTGAATTAAAATAAGAATTCCGAACTTTACTCCCCCTTACCAGCAGAAAAAAATGGCCTACCCGATAGAACTCCGACAAAAAGCAATCGAATATTACCGGCAATGCCAAAATGCAAGCCAAGTCTGCCGTGTATATGGTATCAGCGACAAAACGCTGAGCAGTTGGCTGCGACTCTATGAACAAACAGGTTCACTGGCGCATCAAGTCAAAGGTGGTAATGCCACAAAAATAGACAGGCAACAGCTTTCAGACTATCTCGAACAGCATCCTGATGCCTACCTGCACGAAATCGCAGAACATTTAGGGTGCAGCGCCCCAAATGTCAGCTACCTGCTCAAAGTCATGGGCATCACACGAAAAAAAAGACCACCACATACAAAGAACAAAAACCCGAACAAGTAGCCGCTTATCAACAAGCATTGAGCCAATATACTGACTATCAAGCAGTTTTTCTTGATGAAACAGGGTTCGACACCTTTTTTTACCGCCCTTACGCTTACTCGAAAAAAGGCGTACCCGTCAAAGCACAAATCAGCGGCAGAAAATACCAACGTATTTCATTGGTTGCGGCACAAATCCAAGGTAAAGGCAGCCTGATTGCCCCCATGACCTATTGCGGCACCATGGACGGCAGCCTGTTCGAAGCATGGTTTGAGCAAATGCTGCTGCCCGAACTGACGGAGAAATCCGTCATCATTATGGACAATGCCCGTTTCCACCGTATGGCGGTTTTGACTGAAATGGCGCAGAAGCAGGGACATAAAGTATTGCCCCTTGCTCCTTATTCACCCGAGCTTAATCCGATTGAAAAGGTATGGGCGAATATTAAAAAGCATTTACGGAAAGTTTTACCTGCCGTGGGAGATTTTATGACTGCACTGCTACGTAGTTCTTATTTTAATTGACTATAATTGAGGGGGTGGAAGTGTTTGAAAAGCGGCAGTCATCGCTTATGATAGACGGCGTGCCGGAAAAGACCGGCACGGTTTAGAGACATTCATTACGGAGGAAAAGCATGAAACTGAAACATTATCTCTTCGGTGCCCTGGCGGCACTGGCGGCACCGCTGCTGCTGGCGGCGGTGAACATCAACACCGCGACGGCGGAGGAGCTGAAGGCGCTGCCGGGGATAGGGCCGTCGAAGGCGGCGGCGATCGTGGCGTACCGTGAGCAGAACGGGCCGTTCAAGAGCGTGGACGATTTGCAGAACGTGAAGGGGATAGGCGCGGGGATACTGGCGAAGCTGCGTGAGGAGGCGACGGTGGGGGCCGGGGCGGCGAAGAAGGCGCAGCCCGCGGTGAAAAAACCGGCCGGTAAGTAGTGAAGCTGCCGGCAGGCTGTGCAGGGCAAGTATAGTGAATTCAAATAAAAACTCCGAAATGAAATAACTGCATTCAAACTTGCAATTGGGCGATATGCTAAAGAATCGTTTTACCCTACTTCGGCATTCTTATTTTAATCCACTATAGATGCAAAGGCCGTCTGAAATGAATCTATTTCAGACGGCCTAATTGCAGGGCTGGTTTCTTGAATATCGTGTTGTGCTATTCGGCAGGTGTTGTGGCAGCCGTATGCTTATGCAGCCGGTACCAGCCGGTTAAACGGTATAGGCAGCCTGCGGCTTGCTGCCTTGTATTGAAGTAATCAAATCCGCTATACTTTTTAAATTATACTTTTTCAATTTTAGGTGAAGTAGATAATTAGAAAGAGGTATTTTGAAAGCCTGATTAAAACGGTTGACACAGTTTTGATAGTTTTATATAATTTTAAATCTAATGACGCGGGGTGGAGCAGCATGGTAGCTCGTCGGGCTCATAACCCGAAGGTCGTAGGTTCGAATCCTGCCCCCGCAACCAAATATTAAAAACCGCCTAATAAAAGGCGGTTTTTTTATGCCTTTGATACCTTCCGTTGTATTAAGTTTACAAAATTATGAAGTTTGTTACATTTGTCATAGAATTTAAATTTCTTTTTTTATAGCTTTTTCTTTTGTTTTTTTTGTTTGATTTTTGCGTTTGTTTCATTATTCTTGTTTTTTGTAGAAAAAAATTTCATTTATTTGTTTATTTTGATGTAATGTTCGGTTCGTAATGCGTGGTTGCTCTTTGTTTTTTAATGATTAATATTGATATAAGCTATTGTTCAGGATACGATATGCCCTTATCCGTTCAGTTTGGAAATGCCTGTATCGCAGGTTGGTAACTGATTTGACAGCAGAGTGCTTGTTATTGTTTGAAATTGAACATTTTGATTGATTAACCAACAGAATGACAGAATATGCTGAGTGCCATTATTGTTGAAGATGAAGTATTGGCGGCAGAGCGTTTGCGGGTTCTGCTGGAAGAGTGCAATGTTGTTTTGCTGAAGATTTTCCATCACGCCCAGCCCGCTTTGGATTGGTTGAGTATCCATGAGGTGGATATTGTATTCGCCGATATCGGCCTGCCGGAGATTACCGGGTTGGATTTTGTCGAGCGCATTAAGCGGGTGGCGAAGAAGCAGCCGGAAATTATTTTTACGACGGCATACGAAGAGCATGCTTTGCGCGCTTTCGAGCTTGCGGCTGCGGATTATCTGCTTAAGCCGATTAAAGTTTCGCGTTTGCAGACGGCGTTGGAGCGGCTGAATGAGAAGCACCGCGAAAAGGCCGATGATTTTACGCACTTCAAAGTGTTCAACCGTAACCGTATGGTTGAGATTCCGTGGCAGCAGGTGCGTTATTTGTTGGCCGAGCATAAAACGGTGTTTTTGTTTACCGGCGACGGCCAGAGTTATGAGTTGCCGAAAACATTGGTTTATTGGGAAGAATTGCTGGGGGAGAAGGTTATCCGCATCCACCGTAATGCTTTGGTATTCCGCCATACGTTGGATTGCTTGATCCGCTTGGATAACGGCGAGGAAGACGATAATAATGCCACTTGGGGCGCCCGTATTTTGGACGTGGAGAAACCTTTGGCCGTGAGCCGTCGGCAATTGGCTGCTATCCGCAAGATTTTGCGGGAAGGGTAAAGCTGAGTTTTTTTGATACGTTATCTGTTTTGTGTCGAAGAATTTTACCGGTAACGGTATATTTTGCTAATGAAAGAGGCCGAGACCTTTGCAAAAAAACCAAAACTCCTCTAAATTCTCCTAAAGAATTCAGAGGAGTTTTTTATGAACAGCTTTTTCCACCAACAAGCCCAAATAATGATGAGCAAACATATCGACAGCTACCCGTTGCTCAAAATTAACCAGCTACTCGATTGGCAGCCCATCGAACAACTTCTCAACCGGCAAAAGACCCGTTACATCCGCGACCACCGCGGTCGCCCCGCCTATCCGCTACTGCCCATGCTCAAAGCCGTATTGCTCGGCCAATGGCACAGCCTTTCCGATCCGGAATTGGAACGCTGTTTAGCCACCCGTCTGGATTTCTACTTCTTCTGCGGGTTTGATGAGGTCTCCTTACCTGACCACAGCACCCTCTGCCGTTTCCGCAATTGGCTGGCACAGGATGACACCTTAGCCCGGCTTCTCGAACTGATTAACTGCCAGCTGACCCAAAAAGGCTTAAAAATAGAGAAAGCCCCGGCGGCAGTAATTGACGCCACCATCATCCAAACTGCCGGAGGCAAACAGCGTCAGGCTATCGAAACCGATGAAAACGGCATCACCGCCGAAACCTTGCCCAGCAAAGATAAGGATGCGCGCTGGGTGAAGAAAGAGGGCAAATTCACCTTGGGCTACAAACAACACACCCGCACCGATTCAGAAGGCTATATCGAGAAACTGCACATCACTCCGGCCAACGCCCATGAATGCAACCATTTCGAACCGCTGTTGGACGGCATCGCACCCGGAACAACCGTCTATGCCGATAAAGGGTATGACAGTAAAGCCAACCGGGAACATCTGCAAAGCAAACAGCTATCCGACGGCATTATGCGTAAGGCACACCGGGGCAAACCTTTAACGGAGCATGAGAAACAGCGCAATACGCAGCTGTCGAAAGTGCGTTATGTGGTCGAGCAAACCTTCGGTACGCTGCACCGGAAGTTCGGCTGTAAAAGAGCGCGTTATTTTGGCTTACGGAAAGTGCTGGCGCAAAGCCATTTGAAAGCGGTGTGCCTGAACCTGCTAAAGGCAGCCAACAGGCTTCGTGTGCCTGCTGCTGCCTGAAAAGGCAATGGACACCCCGATAAAGGGGCTAATTGAGGGAAATATGGACGAGAAACACGTCTGAAAATGCAAAAACGGTTACCTTGATTGTTCAGGTAACCGTTTGGATGGAGTAGCTGGTATTTCGCAAAGAGGCCGTCTGAAATGTTTCAGACGGCCTCTTTGCGGTTGGGTGGTTTGGGAGAGGTTTTTGTCAAATTCAAGTATTGCGCGGGCGCGTTAGAAGCCGATATGGTTTGAAAAAACTTCGGATTGTGTAATGTTTCAGCTTATTTCGCCAGCTCTCGATCGATTTCCTGATAGAGCTTGGCGAAATCCGGTTCGCCGGCAAAGGTTTTCAGCAGTTCGCCTTTTTTATTGACGAAAAACGAAGTGGGGGCGACTTTTACGCCGAAGGCTTTGCCGGTTTTGCCGTCGGCATCATACATGACGGTAAACGGCAGTTGGCGGTCGGCGGCATAGTTTTTAACGCTTTCCAACGGATCGTAGGGCAGGGAAATGGCGATGATTTGGAAATCTTTGCCGTGGTAGTCTTTGGCGGTTTGAATCAGCTTGGGCATTTCGCTGACACAGCCGGGGCAGGAGGGGTACCAAAAGTTAATCAGGGTAACTTTGCCCTGCAAGTCGGCATTGCTGACGGTTTTGCCGTTTAAGTCGGGTAGGGAAAAGGTGGTGGCGGGTTGGTTTTTCGGCCACAGCACGAAGGCAAGCAGGGCGGCGACAATGAGCGCGGCGGCGGCGGTGAGGATTTTTTTCATGATTCGGCGTATGTGTGTTCGGTTAAAAAGGTGAGCAGTTCGGCAGGCAGGTCGGTGCTGAGGCCGTTGGCGGCGCTGACGGGAACCAGCGTGATGTCGGCTTCGGCGGCGGTTTTGCCGGTGTCGTTGCGGCGGATAGTTTGGCGGAGCATAACTTGGCGGGGTTCGGCAGACTGGATACGGGTGGCGATATCCAGCGTTTGGCCTTCTTGTGCGGCACGCAGGTAGCGGATGTCGATGCGGGCAACCACCATCATGATGCCGTCGAGCAGGCGCAGCAGGTTGTGCTGTTCGAAAAAAGCCCAGCGCGCTTCTTCGAGAAATTCGAGATAGCGCGCGTTGTTGACGTGGCCGTAGCCGTCGAGGTGGTAACTGCGTATGCGTATGCGGGTCATGCGAAAGGCCGTCTGAAAACTTAATTCAGGGTGATGGGCTGGAAGATTTCGCGGCCGAGCGGTTCTTGTTCCAAATCGGTCAATACGGTGGAAAGTTGGATGTCGAACCATTCGTTGAAGATGTCGGGATCCAAATCGGGCCACAGGCTTTCGTCTTCGCACCAGTCGGCCAGCTCGGCGGCGAAAAGCTGTTCGTAGCGGCTTTCGATTTCGTCCCACACTTCGTCGGCGGTTTCGCAGGGGCGTACGAGATAGGAATTGGAATCGGCCTGCAAGTCTTCGAGGCGGATGTCTTCGGGGCTTTCGGGCAGTGATTGCAGCCAGTTCCAAAACGGCTCGAGGGGAATCAGGAAAAATACGCTGCGGTTAACTTCATACATGGCTGTGCTCCTGCAAATAGATGGGGGGAATGATATAGCAAAGGGGGGTGAAAATCTATAACGGCTCGGGCATCAGCCTGTGCGAATCTGCCGTTGGCGGCATATTTTGCGTGGCTGCTGTTGTGTTGCAAGCGGTGTAAAAATTTTCGGCCGTCTGAAAATGTTTTCAGACGGCCTCGGGTTGTGTGCCTGTTTATTCGCGGTGATAGGGGTGGTTGTGCAGAATCGATACGGCGCGGTAGAGCTGCTCGGTGAGCAGCACGCGCACCATGCCGTGCGGTAGGGTAAGGCTGGACAGGCGCATCATCAGGCGCGCCTGTTGCTTGAGCCGGTCGGTCATGCCGTCGGCACCGCCGATAACGAAACAGACGTGCTCGCCGTTGCGCTGCCAGTTTTCCAAATGGCCGGCCAGCTCTACCGATGTGGGGGCTTTGCCGCGCTCGTCGAGCACCACTAAAAATGCGCCGGCGGGGATGGCTTCGAGTATGCGTTTTTCTTCTGCGGCCATGCCTTGGGCGGCATTCACGCCGGCGCCGCGCTTTTCGGGTTTGATTTCTTTTAAGGTGTAGCAAACGTCGCGCCCGAAACGCTTGGCGTATTCGTTGACGGCCTCATCGACCCAGCGCGGCATTTTGGTGCCGACGGCCAAAACGGTGATGTTCATGGTGGATAATCTTTCTGCCCGGCAAAATCTTGTTTGGTTGCGGTTGGCTTGATGGGTGATGTTTTCAGACGGCCTTGATAAGCGTAATGGCGGCGGATACCAAACAGGCCGAGACCTTTGCAAAATTCTTTGGGGCCGTCTGAAACATCCGGTTATCGTCATTCCCGCGCAGGCGGGAATCCAGCCTTAAAATCATCAAGTATTTTATTTCAATAACTTATGAAAAACGACTGGATTCCCGCCTGCGCGGGAATGACGGAATACAAACGTTTTCAAGTTAAAATTGGTTTTTTGCAAAGGTCTCGGCCTGTCGGCAGATTAATAATGCGGCGGGATTTCGTCTGCCGGATTGTATGCGGCATCGTTGCCTTCGCCTCCCTTTTCTTGCAGGCGCCGGTAGAGCAGCCTGAGCTGTCCCTGCTGCAAATCCAACGCTTGCTGCATCTTGGCGACGGTGTTGCTGAGGCTGTCGATTAAATCGGCCTGCAACGCGGTTTGGATTTCCAGTTCGGTGATGCGGTTTTCGAGGTTTTGCATCACAACACCATAGCGGCAATCCAGCCCGACACCATCAGCGGCAGGTTGTAGTGTAGAAAAGTGGGGATAACCGTGTCGCGCATGTGGTCGTGCTGGCCGTCCACATTCAAACCGGCGGTGGGGCCGAGCGTGGAGTCGGAGGCGGGCGAACCGGCATCGCCCAGCGCGCCTGCGGTGCCTATAATCGCCAGCGTTGCCATCGGTGAGAAGCCCATGCCCACGCACAGCGGCACATAAATCGCAGTGATAATCGGCAGGGTGGAAAACGAGCTGCCGATGCCCATGGTTACCAGCAGCCCCACCAGCAGCATCACAAAAGCGGCCATGCCTTTGCTGCCGGCAAACATATCGGCCGAGGCTTTCACCAGCGGCTCAATCTGGCCGGTAGCCTTCATCACTTCGGCGAAACCCTGTGCGGCAATCATAATAAAGCCGATCATCGCCATCATTTTCACGCCGTTGTTAAACACGGCATCGGCTTCGCCCCAGCGCACCACGCCGGCGGCCATAAACACGGCAAAGCCGACCATCGCGCCCAGCAGCAGCGAATCGGCCCATAATTGCACGGCAAACGACACCACAATCGCCGCCAACGCCACCCAGCTGCGGTAGGCAGACATTTTCGGCTGCACCATCGCCTGATGGTTGGCCGCCACATCGGCAGAAGTATTTTGATAGGCGCGCGGACGGCGGTAGCTGAAAAACACCGCAATCAGCAGGCCGGCCACCATGCCCAAAGCGGGAATGGTCATGGCGTGAATCACGTTTACGTTATCCACGTTCAGACCCGATTTGTTGATGTTGCCCACCAAAATCTGTTTCAAGAAAATTTCGCCGAAGCCGTAGGGCAGCCACATATAGGTGGTAACCAGGCCGAACGTCATCACGCAGGCAAGCAGGCGGCGGTCGATCTGCATACGGTTGAACACCAACAGCAGCGGCGGAATAATCAACGGAATAAAGGCGATATGAATCGGAATCAGGTTTTGGCTCATGATGCTCATCGCCAAAAGAGCCAGCAGCAGCCCCCATTTGATGCTGCCGATGCGGCCGGGCACATTGTCGCGCACATGGTTGGCATCCAAACGGCGGATAACCGCATTGGCCAGCGTTTGCGGCAAGCCCGAGTGGGCGATGGCCACGGCGAACGCGCCGAGCATGGCATACGAAAGCGCAATCTGCGCGCCGTTGGCCAGGCCGGTTTGAAACACTTTCATGGTTTCCGCCAAGCCCAATCCGGCCATCAGGCCGCCGGCCAGCGCGCCCAGCAGCAGGCTCAACACCACATGCACGCGCGCAAGCGACAGCGCGAGCATCACAAAAACCGCAATCACCACGGCATTCATATCTGTTTCTCCACAAAATAACGGCGGCACAGCCGCATCAACATAAATTTCCAACCGGCGGGATTTTACCTGCGAGTTGAAAGGTTTACAAATTTTAAAGTCTTGTAAAACGCGGTGTGCCGCCGATGCGGTGCGGGATAAAACGGTTGTTGCCGGTAAAGTGCCTGCCAAGGCCGCCCGGTTTTGGGGCGTATGGATGTGTTTGCAACAGATTAGTAAATGTTTTAAATTAACCTAAGTAAAAATATTGCCAATTTTAGTAAACAATCAGATAATTCCAATATCCTGACGGCTGGAATTTTTGATATTCGGTATGTATAAAATCTTTCACAAGATTTACGGTGCAGCCCGCAATAAATATAAACGGCCTGCAAGATAACTTCCAACGCAACGCTAAAAAATAAATACGGCCGGTATTTTAACCGGTTGTTTTAATAAAAGGACTTTACACATGAAAACGGTAAAAAAACTCTTCGTACTCACCTCGACCGCAGCAACTTTGCTGGCTTCCGGCATGGCGGCGGCAGAAACCAAAACAGCCGACTTCCACGTTACCATCCGCATCAAACCCGTTTGCGAAGTGGTAACCAACGGCGGCGGCGCCCCCACGGTAGAGGCAACCACGCCTTCTGCCGGTGCGGATATCGATTTCGGCGAATACTTCTCCAACCACAATACTGATGTTGACGGCCAAAGCAAAGCCGGCGGTTCGGACGGCATTGCCGTGAAATGCACCAGAGGCACGCCTTACCAAATCGCTCTTACCCCCGCTACCGACAATAACAATGCCGGCGGCGGTAACATGAACGGTTTGGCCGGCACCGGCGCAGCCAACGAAAAAATCGCCTACACCCTGTATCAAGACAGCGCCCGCAGCCAAGTGTGGGGCGACCAAAACGGTACCAACACCTTATCCGCAACCGGCCAAGGTTTTGCCCAAAATGTCAATTATCCGGTTTACGGCCGCGTGGCAGGCAACCAGCTCGACAAGCCGGTTGGCCGCTATGCCGACAAAGTAACCGTTTCCGTTATCTACTAAACCGACAAGCCGATATACATATGGTATGGTTCACACATAAACCGGCAGGTTGGCTGTGCGGTTTGGCGTTGGGCGCTGCGGCGCTTTGCAGCCAAGCCGCCGGCCTGCAAATCAGCCCTACCGGACTTGCCCTGCCCGCCAAACAGCGGGCGGGTGTTTTCACTTTAACCAATACGGGCGCACAACCGCTTACCGCGCAAGTGCGCGTTTACCGTTGGGATCAGGACGGCAAAGGCAAAGACGTACTCACGCCCAGCCATGCGGTGGTGGCCAGCCCGCCCATGGTTAAGCTTGCTGCGGGCGGTTCGCAGCAGTTCCGGGTTATCCGCACCCAATCTGCCGGAGCGGCCGAAGAAGCCTACCGCTTGGTGGTCGACGAACTGCCCGCACCGGATAAACCGCAAAAAGGCCTGCAATTCGTATTGCGTTATTCGGTGCCCCTGTTTTTAAACCAAACCGAAAACCCCGAAACCGTGTTGCAGTGGCGCGCCCAAAGCACGCCCGACGGCAAGGTGCTGCTTACCGCCGCCAACACCGGCACGGCTCATGCGCAATTGAGCAATATTGCCGTAGAAAACGGCAAAAACCGGCACAGCCTGGTCGGCGGTTTGGCCGGATATGTGCTGCCGGGCAAAACCTGGCAATACAGTTTGAACACATCTGCCGCCGCCCTGCGCCAAGGTAAAC
The sequence above is a segment of the Neisseria dentiae genome. Coding sequences within it:
- a CDS encoding IS630 family transposase (programmed frameshift), giving the protein MAYPIELRQKAIEYYRQCQNASQVCRVYGISDKTLSSWLRLYEQTGSLAHQVKGGNATKIDRQQLSDYLEQHPDAYLHEIAEHLGCSAPNVSYLLKVMGITRKKRPTTYKEQKPEQVAAYQQALSQYTDYQAVFLDETGFDTFFYRPYAYSKKGVPVKAQISGRKYQRISLVAAQIQGKGSLIAPMTYCGTMDGSLFEAWFEQMLLPELTEKSVIIMDNARFHRMAVLTEMAQKQGHKVLPLAPYSPELNPIEKVWANIKKHLRKVLPAVGDFMTALLRSSYFN
- a CDS encoding ComEA family DNA-binding protein yields the protein MKHYLFGALAALAAPLLLAAVNINTATAEELKALPGIGPSKAAAIVAYREQNGPFKSVDDLQNVKGIGAGILAKLREEATVGAGAAKKAQPAVKKPAGK
- a CDS encoding LytR/AlgR family response regulator transcription factor, with translation MLSAIIVEDEVLAAERLRVLLEECNVVLLKIFHHAQPALDWLSIHEVDIVFADIGLPEITGLDFVERIKRVAKKQPEIIFTTAYEEHALRAFELAAADYLLKPIKVSRLQTALERLNEKHREKADDFTHFKVFNRNRMVEIPWQQVRYLLAEHKTVFLFTGDGQSYELPKTLVYWEELLGEKVIRIHRNALVFRHTLDCLIRLDNGEEDDNNATWGARILDVEKPLAVSRRQLAAIRKILREG
- a CDS encoding IS5 family transposase → MNSFFHQQAQIMMSKHIDSYPLLKINQLLDWQPIEQLLNRQKTRYIRDHRGRPAYPLLPMLKAVLLGQWHSLSDPELERCLATRLDFYFFCGFDEVSLPDHSTLCRFRNWLAQDDTLARLLELINCQLTQKGLKIEKAPAAVIDATIIQTAGGKQRQAIETDENGITAETLPSKDKDARWVKKEGKFTLGYKQHTRTDSEGYIEKLHITPANAHECNHFEPLLDGIAPGTTVYADKGYDSKANREHLQSKQLSDGIMRKAHRGKPLTEHEKQRNTQLSKVRYVVEQTFGTLHRKFGCKRARYFGLRKVLAQSHLKAVCLNLLKAANRLRVPAAA
- a CDS encoding TlpA disulfide reductase family protein, which produces MKKILTAAAALIVAALLAFVLWPKNQPATTFSLPDLNGKTVSNADLQGKVTLINFWYPSCPGCVSEMPKLIQTAKDYHGKDFQIIAISLPYDPLESVKNYAADRQLPFTVMYDADGKTGKAFGVKVAPTSFFVNKKGELLKTFAGEPDFAKLYQEIDRELAK
- a CDS encoding acyl-CoA thioesterase, with the protein product MTRIRIRSYHLDGYGHVNNARYLEFLEEARWAFFEQHNLLRLLDGIMMVVARIDIRYLRAAQEGQTLDIATRIQSAEPRQVMLRQTIRRNDTGKTAAEADITLVPVSAANGLSTDLPAELLTFLTEHTYAES
- a CDS encoding VacJ, whose protein sequence is MYEVNRSVFFLIPLEPFWNWLQSLPESPEDIRLEDLQADSNSYLVRPCETADEVWDEIESRYEQLFAAELADWCEDESLWPDLDPDIFNEWFDIQLSTVLTDLEQEPLGREIFQPITLN
- the rlmH gene encoding 23S rRNA (pseudouridine(1915)-N(3))-methyltransferase RlmH is translated as MNITVLAVGTKMPRWVDEAVNEYAKRFGRDVCYTLKEIKPEKRGAGVNAAQGMAAEEKRILEAIPAGAFLVVLDERGKAPTSVELAGHLENWQRNGEHVCFVIGGADGMTDRLKQQARLMMRLSSLTLPHGMVRVLLTEQLYRAVSILHNHPYHRE
- a CDS encoding SlyX family protein — its product is MQNLENRITELEIQTALQADLIDSLSNTVAKMQQALDLQQGQLRLLYRRLQEKGGEGNDAAYNPADEIPPHY
- a CDS encoding Na+/H+ antiporter family protein, whose amino-acid sequence is MNAVVIAVFVMLALSLARVHVVLSLLLGALAGGLMAGLGLAETMKVFQTGLANGAQIALSYAMLGAFAVAIAHSGLPQTLANAVIRRLDANHVRDNVPGRIGSIKWGLLLALLAMSIMSQNLIPIHIAFIPLIIPPLLLVFNRMQIDRRLLACVMTFGLVTTYMWLPYGFGEIFLKQILVGNINKSGLNVDNVNVIHAMTIPALGMVAGLLIAVFFSYRRPRAYQNTSADVAANHQAMVQPKMSAYRSWVALAAIVVSFAVQLWADSLLLGAMVGFAVFMAAGVVRWGEADAVFNNGVKMMAMIGFIMIAAQGFAEVMKATGQIEPLVKASADMFAGSKGMAAFVMLLVGLLVTMGIGSSFSTLPIITAIYVPLCVGMGFSPMATLAIIGTAGALGDAGSPASDSTLGPTAGLNVDGQHDHMRDTVIPTFLHYNLPLMVSGWIAAMVL
- a CDS encoding Csu type fimbrial protein, with the protein product MKTVKKLFVLTSTAATLLASGMAAAETKTADFHVTIRIKPVCEVVTNGGGAPTVEATTPSAGADIDFGEYFSNHNTDVDGQSKAGGSDGIAVKCTRGTPYQIALTPATDNNNAGGGNMNGLAGTGAANEKIAYTLYQDSARSQVWGDQNGTNTLSATGQGFAQNVNYPVYGRVAGNQLDKPVGRYADKVTVSVIY
- a CDS encoding fimbrial biogenesis chaperone translates to MVWFTHKPAGWLCGLALGAAALCSQAAGLQISPTGLALPAKQRAGVFTLTNTGAQPLTAQVRVYRWDQDGKGKDVLTPSHAVVASPPMVKLAAGGSQQFRVIRTQSAGAAEEAYRLVVDELPAPDKPQKGLQFVLRYSVPLFLNQTENPETVLQWRAQSTPDGKVLLTAANTGTAHAQLSNIAVENGKNRHSLVGGLAGYVLPGKTWQYSLNTSAAALRQGKLFVTVNGRIIQPEVQFAAR